From one Bacteroides fragilis NCTC 9343 genomic stretch:
- a CDS encoding DUF4373 domain-containing protein produces the protein MATIYDGINYFPVGVNFMEENAMEVIEAKYGIKGPAIVLKLLCKIYKEGYFIRWDEEQCLIFANKAGREVQVAEVQGIIEILFIKGIMDRNSYLENGILTSENIQKVWMEATKRRKRELSELPYLMVKTEKENDKPEKESGKPDNASTQQEIERPKPLKEGKVAVGTGDVAVSPGNVVHDVAVNAKNACNFGQSKVKKSRAKENKEFPPSAPPEGKEEERKEDSASLPIPGYAFNTMTHNYPGLTDTLQRLGINEVSEVNGILRLSDYGRKGTTVWRLIANTCWSDIGAKGRYLIAALNKAKRR, from the coding sequence ATGGCAACAATATATGACGGGATCAACTATTTCCCGGTGGGCGTAAACTTCATGGAAGAGAACGCAATGGAAGTGATAGAAGCTAAATACGGAATAAAGGGCCCGGCAATCGTACTGAAACTGCTGTGTAAAATATACAAGGAGGGATACTTCATCCGTTGGGATGAAGAACAGTGCCTGATTTTTGCCAACAAGGCAGGAAGGGAGGTACAGGTCGCTGAGGTGCAGGGGATCATTGAGATCCTCTTTATCAAAGGGATAATGGACAGAAACAGTTATCTGGAAAACGGAATACTGACTTCGGAAAACATACAGAAGGTATGGATGGAGGCGACAAAGCGGAGAAAGAGAGAGTTGTCGGAACTCCCCTACCTGATGGTGAAAACGGAAAAGGAAAACGATAAACCGGAAAAGGAAAGCGGCAAACCGGACAATGCATCCACACAACAGGAAATTGAACGACCCAAACCGCTTAAAGAAGGAAAAGTAGCTGTCGGCACAGGAGATGTAGCCGTTAGCCCGGGAAATGTAGTACACGATGTAGCCGTTAACGCAAAAAATGCATGCAATTTCGGACAAAGTAAAGTAAAGAAAAGTAGAGCAAAGGAAAATAAAGAATTCCCCCCCTCAGCTCCCCCCGAGGGGAAGGAGGAAGAAAGGAAGGAGGATTCTGCTTCTCTCCCGATACCGGGATACGCTTTCAATACGATGACGCACAATTATCCGGGACTGACGGATACGCTCCAAAGATTGGGGATCAACGAGGTAAGCGAGGTAAATGGCATTCTCAGGCTGTCGGACTATGGAAGAAAGGGAACGACGGTGTGGCGGCTGATTGCCAACACTTGCTGGAGTGACATAGGGGCAAAAGGAAGATATCTGATAGCGGCACTGAACAAGGCGAAAAGAAGATAG
- a CDS encoding UDP-glucuronic acid decarboxylase family protein — protein MKRILVTGGAGFIGSHLCERLLNEGNDVICLDNYFTGSKDNIRHLLDNHNFELVRHDVTTPYYAEVDEIYNLACPASPPHYQYNPIKTMKTSIYGAMNMLGLAKRTRAKILQASTSEVYGDPSIHPQVEAYWGNVNPIGIRSCYDEGKRASETLFMDYHRQNGVRIKIIRIFNTYGPRMNPNDGRVVSNFIVQALRNQDITIYGNGSQTRSFQYVDDLIEAMTRMMATNDSFIGPVNTGNPSEFTMLELAQKVIDLTNSKSKIVFCPLPSDDPKQRKPDISLAKEKLAGWEPQIKLEEGLKKTIAYFEQKIDE, from the coding sequence ATGAAACGAATTTTAGTAACGGGTGGTGCCGGATTCATAGGTTCCCATCTTTGTGAGCGTTTGCTCAATGAGGGTAATGATGTTATCTGTTTAGATAATTATTTTACAGGGAGTAAAGACAATATTCGTCATCTTCTGGATAATCATAATTTTGAGTTAGTCCGCCATGACGTGACTACTCCTTATTATGCGGAAGTGGATGAAATTTATAATTTGGCTTGTCCGGCTTCTCCTCCCCACTATCAATATAACCCGATTAAGACCATGAAGACTTCTATTTATGGTGCCATGAATATGTTAGGATTGGCTAAACGTACGAGGGCTAAGATTCTTCAAGCTTCTACAAGTGAAGTTTATGGCGATCCTTCCATTCATCCACAGGTTGAGGCTTATTGGGGAAATGTGAATCCTATCGGCATCCGCTCTTGCTATGATGAAGGTAAACGTGCTTCGGAAACCTTATTCATGGATTATCATCGTCAGAATGGGGTACGTATAAAGATTATTCGTATTTTTAATACCTATGGTCCTCGAATGAACCCGAATGACGGGCGTGTGGTGTCTAACTTTATTGTTCAGGCTTTAAGGAATCAGGATATTACAATTTACGGTAATGGTAGCCAGACCCGTAGTTTTCAATATGTGGATGATTTGATTGAAGCAATGACCCGGATGATGGCTACGAATGATAGTTTTATCGGTCCGGTCAATACAGGTAATCCAAGTGAATTTACGATGCTTGAATTAGCTCAAAAAGTAATAGACTTAACTAATTCAAAATCTAAAATTGTTTTTTGTCCGTTGCCAAGTGATGATCCTAAACAGCGCAAACCGGATATAAGTCTGGCAAAAGAAAAGCTGGCAGGGTGGGAACCTCAAATAAAGCTTGAAGAAGGACTGAAGAAAACGATTGCATATTTTGAGCAGAAAATAGATGAGTGA
- a CDS encoding O-antigen polymerase, with amino-acid sequence MKNPAFFFSSVWVMVLWLYSHHYALVLENLKQETGIFILLSITVFSLPFFLSFYLKNRKEYSLILSGKLDVKLKKLLKCWILFSFVEILVFRSLPILSFAGVESFYTEWGIPSLHGLLNAIIITISNIIFYKYMVHKKKKYLIFYFLCLCWPILLLTRQVLMSMILQMGLIYLYCNKIQITKIFRSVAIGIIVIVLFGLLGDLRSGKDAMENIAGISDDYPSFLPSGFIWVYVYVTSPLNNLNHNLYLYPDLNFLPLIAFGNLFPSFIREKLLPNNIGVATDLVNDNLNVMTMHPQYLSAFGYLGALVFYFLYGCFVFYVYLKFRKESNAKWMFMTVVLTHNLILSVFVDFNINLVFLFQLFLHYYLGTNFSLKRIER; translated from the coding sequence ATGAAAAATCCGGCGTTTTTCTTTTCTTCTGTTTGGGTAATGGTTCTGTGGCTTTATAGTCACCATTATGCTTTGGTTTTGGAAAATTTGAAACAAGAAACAGGTATTTTCATATTATTATCTATCACTGTTTTTTCTTTACCGTTTTTTTTATCCTTTTATCTAAAAAACAGAAAAGAGTACTCCTTAATATTATCCGGAAAGTTAGATGTTAAACTGAAAAAACTTTTAAAATGTTGGATATTGTTTTCTTTTGTTGAAATTCTTGTTTTTCGTTCATTGCCTATATTATCTTTTGCTGGAGTTGAATCCTTTTATACAGAATGGGGAATTCCTAGTCTGCATGGATTACTCAATGCAATAATTATAACAATATCGAATATTATTTTTTATAAATATATGGTACATAAAAAGAAGAAATATTTGATATTTTATTTTTTATGTTTATGCTGGCCTATTTTGTTGTTAACAAGACAAGTTCTGATGAGCATGATATTACAAATGGGGCTTATTTATTTGTATTGCAATAAGATTCAAATTACAAAAATATTTCGATCTGTAGCTATTGGTATCATTGTCATAGTGTTATTTGGTTTATTGGGAGATTTACGCTCTGGAAAAGATGCTATGGAAAACATAGCTGGTATTTCAGATGACTATCCATCTTTTCTACCCAGTGGCTTTATATGGGTATATGTCTATGTAACTAGTCCTTTGAATAATTTGAATCATAATTTATATTTATATCCTGATTTAAACTTCTTACCGTTGATTGCTTTTGGAAATTTATTTCCATCTTTTATAAGAGAAAAACTGTTACCTAACAATATAGGAGTCGCTACAGATTTGGTTAATGATAATTTGAATGTGATGACTATGCACCCTCAGTATCTCAGTGCTTTTGGCTATTTAGGAGCGTTAGTATTTTATTTTCTTTATGGGTGTTTTGTTTTTTATGTTTATCTGAAATTTAGAAAGGAGAGCAATGCTAAATGGATGTTTATGACCGTTGTTCTTACACATAATCTCATTTTATCTGTTTTTGTGGATTTCAATATTAATCTTGTTTTTTTATTTCAACTATTTCTTCACTATTACTTAGGAACTAACTTTTCATTAAAACGTATAGAACGTTAA
- a CDS encoding glycosyltransferase family 8 protein produces the protein MDIVHCIDNSYVAQCGVTITSVCVNNVNEVILFHILTTNLSIFNREMLKKIVDKYRQKIIFYNVDEYLLNKCPLREGDHVSLATYFRILMPDILPKSLNKVLYLDCDLVVCKNIKRLWDTDISTHSLGAVYDGGTDDIRTYNRLKYDIRQGYFNAGVLLVNLAYWREFHISNKLLKFIEQYPERLMFWDQDALNSVLIQTTKILPFKYNMLDAFYTKELALREEYLFEIEGALCDPTILHFSSPNKPWLKTCDHPLKSFFFEYLKRTSWNDKFPIYPFNMSLKSRLCLFLWNKGIVLSRKELKYRELS, from the coding sequence ATGGATATAGTGCATTGTATAGATAATAGTTATGTCGCTCAATGTGGAGTAACTATAACTTCTGTTTGTGTGAATAATGTAAATGAAGTAATTCTATTTCATATATTGACAACTAACTTATCGATCTTCAATCGAGAAATGTTAAAAAAAATAGTGGATAAGTATAGACAAAAAATAATATTTTATAATGTAGATGAGTATCTTTTGAATAAATGTCCTCTACGTGAAGGAGATCATGTTAGCTTAGCCACTTATTTTAGAATTCTGATGCCGGATATTTTGCCTAAGAGTTTAAATAAAGTTTTGTATCTAGATTGTGATTTAGTTGTTTGCAAGAATATCAAACGTTTATGGGATACAGATATTTCAACCCATTCATTAGGAGCTGTGTACGATGGAGGCACAGATGATATTCGAACTTATAATCGCTTGAAATACGATATTCGACAAGGGTATTTTAATGCAGGCGTTCTATTGGTTAATTTGGCATATTGGCGTGAATTTCATATTTCTAATAAGTTGTTAAAGTTTATAGAGCAATATCCTGAGCGTTTAATGTTTTGGGATCAAGATGCTTTAAATAGTGTTTTGATTCAAACGACTAAAATTTTACCTTTTAAATATAATATGTTAGATGCATTTTATACAAAGGAATTAGCTTTACGAGAAGAGTACTTGTTTGAAATAGAAGGAGCATTGTGCGATCCTACTATTCTTCATTTTTCATCTCCTAATAAACCTTGGCTCAAAACATGCGATCATCCTTTGAAATCTTTCTTTTTTGAATATTTGAAAAGAACATCTTGGAATGATAAATTCCCAATATATCCATTTAATATGAGTCTCAAAAGTCGTTTATGTTTGTTTTTGTGGAATAAGGGGATTGTACTTAGTAGAAAAGAATTAAAATATCGTGAATTGTCATGA
- a CDS encoding UpxZ family transcription anti-terminator antagonist encodes MNYLESEISALYASAHELCYLGMDGRPIYSDQFTRLNRDVFSQANALYDKRGNSHEEEARLCLSLLMGYNATLYNNGDKEERIQHILDRCWDVLEHLPASLLKVQLLVYCYGEVFDEELAREAQAIIDTWQDRKLSEEEREVVERLKDVQENPYPWSEVE; translated from the coding sequence ATGAACTATTTAGAATCCGAAATCTCCGCCCTTTATGCTTCTGCCCATGAACTTTGCTACTTAGGCATGGACGGTCGGCCGATCTACAGTGATCAATTCACCCGTCTGAATCGTGATGTTTTTTCTCAGGCTAATGCCTTGTACGACAAGCGTGGCAATAGTCATGAAGAAGAGGCCCGGTTGTGCCTGTCGCTCCTGATGGGATATAATGCGACTCTCTATAATAACGGTGACAAGGAGGAACGTATTCAGCATATTCTGGATCGTTGCTGGGATGTACTGGAACATCTGCCTGCTTCTCTGTTGAAAGTTCAACTGTTAGTTTATTGTTACGGAGAGGTTTTCGACGAGGAATTGGCCCGGGAAGCTCAAGCTATCATCGATACGTGGCAGGACAGAAAGTTGTCGGAAGAGGAGCGTGAGGTGGTAGAACGCCTGAAGGATGTGCAAGAGAATCCGTATCCTTGGAGTGAGGTGGAGTGA
- the upfY gene encoding capsular polysaccharide transcription antiterminator UpfY yields the protein MERSQSLLSSSALNWYALRITYGRELALQEYLNSEGIENFIPMHYEYTIKNERRVRKLVPAVHNLVFVRSSRSCIDAIKESKGTTLPIRYIMDREYHRPIIVPDSQMRNFMAVSANYDESLLYFEPSELNIRKGTRVRITGGLFEGVEGEFVRVRNDRRVVVTIEGVMAVATTFVHPSLVEPVIEK from the coding sequence ATGGAGCGTTCTCAATCCCTCCTGTCTTCTTCCGCTTTGAACTGGTATGCCTTGCGTATCACTTACGGGCGTGAACTGGCTTTGCAGGAGTACCTCAATTCGGAGGGGATCGAGAATTTCATCCCCATGCACTACGAATATACCATTAAAAACGAGCGTCGGGTTCGTAAGCTTGTTCCCGCAGTTCATAATCTGGTTTTTGTCCGTTCCTCGCGTAGTTGTATCGATGCCATCAAAGAGAGCAAGGGCACCACGCTTCCTATCCGTTACATTATGGACCGTGAATACCATCGTCCCATCATCGTTCCTGATTCTCAAATGCGTAATTTCATGGCGGTCTCTGCGAATTATGATGAATCCCTGCTTTATTTCGAACCTTCCGAGTTGAACATCCGCAAGGGTACCCGTGTGCGTATCACCGGGGGGCTTTTCGAGGGGGTGGAGGGCGAGTTTGTCCGTGTCCGCAATGACCGTCGTGTCGTAGTCACCATTGAAGGAGTCATGGCTGTCGCCACCACTTTTGTCCATCCTTCATTGGTCGAACCTGTCATCGAAAAATAA
- a CDS encoding lipopolysaccharide biosynthesis protein, with the protein MSESLKHQAVKGMVWSAVERFSVQGVQFILGIIIARLVSPSEYGLIAMLGIFLAIAQTFIDSGFSSALIQKKDRTDIDYSTAFYFNLAIAVIVYGILFLTAPLIADFYEESQLEVITKWIGLNLIISGFSIVQRAKLTVKLDFKTQAKASLLAVLFSGVVGVVLAYKGFGVWALVIQALLNNLLDTLLLWICTKWMPSFVFSWNSFKTLFSFGSKLLLSGLLHTVYINLYSLVIGRKYSATDVGYYNRAYSLAQFPSINIVGIITRVIYPVQCEMQGDDEQLNRSFIQYLRISCYIIFPLMVGLSVLAKPLVLVLLTEKWLPMSDLLSILCIAYMWYPMMVINNQILNVKGRADYFLKAEIIKKILAIGILVTTIPFGIKILCLGVLLYNLLDVIIIIYFAKKVVLTGYFQQIKSVLPLLMLSLGMGGCTYIFMHLFTNPWIQLFIGILIGPISYFIFSCFFRIREFKLVLSIVKRNRL; encoded by the coding sequence ATGAGTGAGTCTTTAAAACATCAAGCCGTTAAAGGTATGGTGTGGAGCGCTGTAGAACGATTCTCTGTTCAAGGTGTTCAGTTTATTCTTGGTATTATTATTGCCCGTTTGGTTTCTCCTTCTGAATATGGATTGATAGCTATGTTGGGGATATTCCTCGCTATAGCACAGACTTTTATAGATAGTGGTTTTTCGAGTGCATTGATTCAGAAAAAAGATAGGACGGATATAGATTATTCTACAGCGTTTTATTTCAATCTTGCTATAGCTGTTATTGTTTATGGCATTCTGTTTTTAACTGCTCCACTTATTGCAGATTTCTATGAAGAATCGCAGTTGGAGGTTATTACAAAATGGATTGGACTAAATTTAATAATATCAGGATTTTCTATCGTTCAGCGTGCGAAGCTTACTGTGAAACTTGACTTTAAAACACAAGCTAAAGCCTCGTTGCTTGCAGTCCTGTTTAGTGGAGTAGTAGGAGTTGTATTGGCATATAAAGGATTTGGCGTATGGGCATTGGTGATACAAGCATTATTAAATAATTTATTAGATACGTTGTTGCTGTGGATTTGCACTAAATGGATGCCATCATTTGTATTCTCGTGGAATTCTTTTAAAACTTTGTTTTCATTTGGATCAAAACTTCTTTTATCTGGTTTATTGCATACTGTTTATATTAATTTATATAGCTTGGTTATTGGTCGGAAATATTCGGCTACAGATGTTGGATATTATAATCGTGCTTATTCTTTAGCACAGTTTCCTTCAATAAATATTGTGGGCATTATTACTAGGGTTATTTACCCGGTGCAATGTGAAATGCAAGGTGATGATGAACAATTAAATAGATCTTTTATTCAGTATCTTCGTATATCTTGTTACATCATTTTTCCATTAATGGTTGGCCTGTCAGTATTGGCAAAACCCTTGGTTCTTGTATTATTGACAGAGAAATGGTTGCCCATGTCAGATTTGCTTTCTATTCTTTGTATTGCCTATATGTGGTATCCCATGATGGTTATTAATAATCAAATATTAAACGTAAAAGGGCGTGCTGATTATTTTTTGAAAGCTGAGATCATAAAAAAAATATTGGCTATAGGAATTTTAGTGACAACAATTCCATTTGGAATAAAAATACTTTGCTTAGGCGTTTTATTGTATAATCTTTTAGATGTCATTATTATAATATACTTTGCAAAGAAAGTTGTATTGACAGGGTATTTTCAACAGATAAAGTCGGTACTTCCTCTCTTAATGTTATCTTTAGGCATGGGAGGATGTACTTATATTTTTATGCATTTATTTACTAATCCATGGATTCAGCTTTTTATAGGTATTCTTATTGGGCCTATTTCATATTTTATATTTAGTTGTTTTTTCCGTATAAGAGAATTTAAACTTGTTTTATCTATTGTAAAAAGAAATAGATTGTGA
- the rfbA gene encoding glucose-1-phosphate thymidylyltransferase RfbA: MKGIVLAGGSGTRLYPITKGVSKQLLPIFDKPMIYYPISVLMLAGIREILIISTPYDLPGFQRLLGDGSDFGVRFEYAEQPSPDGLAQAFIIGEKFIGNDSVCLVLGDNIFYGQSFTRMLREAVHTAESENKATVFGYWVSDPERYGVAEFDKAGNVLSIEEKPEVPKSNYAVVGLYFYPNKVVEVAKSIQPSPRGELEITTVNQWFLSDRELKVQLLGRGFAWLDTGTHDSLSEASTFIEVIEKRQGLKIACLEGIALRQGWINSDKMKKLAQPMSKNQYGQYLLKVIDELAADQ, translated from the coding sequence ATGAAAGGTATTGTCTTGGCCGGTGGTTCGGGCACTCGCTTATATCCGATCACCAAAGGAGTCAGTAAGCAGTTGCTTCCGATATTTGATAAGCCGATGATCTATTATCCTATCTCTGTACTTATGTTGGCAGGGATTCGTGAAATATTGATTATCTCCACTCCTTATGACTTACCCGGCTTTCAACGTTTGCTGGGTGACGGTTCTGACTTTGGAGTACGTTTTGAGTACGCCGAGCAACCTTCTCCCGACGGCTTGGCACAGGCATTTATTATTGGTGAGAAGTTTATAGGCAATGATTCTGTATGCCTGGTTCTTGGCGATAATATCTTTTATGGGCAAAGTTTTACCCGTATGCTGCGTGAAGCAGTCCATACAGCCGAATCGGAGAACAAAGCAACTGTTTTTGGTTATTGGGTAAGCGATCCCGAACGCTATGGTGTAGCGGAGTTTGACAAGGCTGGGAATGTTCTCAGTATCGAAGAGAAACCTGAGGTCCCTAAGTCCAATTATGCCGTTGTGGGTCTTTATTTTTATCCCAATAAGGTGGTGGAAGTAGCCAAGAGTATTCAGCCTTCCCCTCGTGGAGAATTGGAAATCACGACGGTCAATCAATGGTTTCTGTCCGATCGGGAACTGAAGGTCCAGCTTTTAGGGCGGGGTTTCGCCTGGTTGGATACAGGCACTCATGATTCTTTGTCCGAAGCAAGTACATTTATCGAGGTTATTGAAAAGCGCCAAGGGTTGAAAATAGCATGTCTGGAAGGCATTGCACTTCGTCAAGGGTGGATTAATTCTGATAAAATGAAGAAATTGGCTCAGCCTATGTCGAAAAACCAATATGGGCAGTACCTTTTGAAAGTAATTGATGAATTAGCTGCAGACCAATAA
- the rfbC gene encoding dTDP-4-dehydrorhamnose 3,5-epimerase, with product MNIIETDIKGLVIIEPRLFRDERGYFFESFNQNVFIEKVCKTMFVQDNESKSSYGVIRGLHFQKPPFAQSKLVRVVKGSVLDVAVDIRKGSPTFGKHVSVELTEDNHRQFFIPRGFAHGFSVLSEEVVFQYKCDNFYAPQCEGAIAWNDPDLGIDWKIPMEEVILSEKDSCHSALKDAAWLFDYYDKQDML from the coding sequence ATGAATATAATAGAAACTGATATAAAGGGCCTTGTGATTATTGAACCTCGTTTGTTTCGTGATGAACGCGGTTATTTCTTTGAATCTTTTAATCAAAATGTGTTTATAGAGAAAGTTTGTAAAACGATGTTTGTCCAGGATAATGAATCTAAGTCGAGTTATGGAGTGATTCGTGGTCTGCATTTTCAGAAACCACCTTTTGCACAAAGTAAGTTGGTCCGGGTTGTGAAAGGCTCTGTTCTTGATGTAGCTGTCGATATCCGCAAAGGCTCTCCCACATTTGGAAAACATGTTTCGGTTGAATTGACAGAGGATAATCATCGTCAGTTTTTTATTCCCCGTGGCTTTGCTCATGGCTTTTCTGTTTTAAGTGAAGAAGTGGTTTTTCAATATAAATGCGATAATTTTTATGCTCCTCAGTGTGAAGGAGCTATTGCTTGGAACGATCCTGATTTAGGTATTGATTGGAAAATACCAATGGAGGAAGTCATTTTGTCAGAGAAGGATTCTTGCCATTCAGCCTTAAAAGATGCCGCCTGGTTATTTGATTATTATGATAAACAAGATATGCTCTAA
- a CDS encoding SH3 beta-barrel fold-containing protein has translation MKRKKRPASQSEAMKLRWKRRIVFEKGYTVQCAEWMAERLEALTDHLQYGHAAIAYQKQNGDFRLVKATLIYYEAEFHKKYDPTQIEGAVVYWNVDEQRWTTFQVENFMEWRPIV, from the coding sequence ATGAAACGGAAAAAAAGACCGGCATCACAAAGTGAAGCCATGAAACTGAGATGGAAGAGACGGATTGTCTTTGAGAAAGGATATACCGTACAATGTGCCGAATGGATGGCGGAACGCCTGGAAGCGTTGACCGACCACCTGCAATACGGGCACGCAGCCATCGCTTATCAGAAGCAGAACGGAGACTTCAGGTTGGTGAAAGCGACACTGATCTACTATGAAGCGGAATTCCACAAGAAGTATGATCCCACACAAATTGAAGGTGCAGTAGTCTACTGGAATGTGGACGAACAGCGATGGACGACATTCCAGGTGGAGAACTTCATGGAGTGGCGACCGATCGTATAG
- a CDS encoding glycosyltransferase family 2 protein, translated as MEYFLPLISIVTISYNAVNLIEKTILSVVEQDTADFEYIVIDGGSTDGTVEVIRKYENAISYWVSESDKGIFDAMNKALSVAKGDWVIFMNSGDCFYNNHVLSEIAIYMKDEETELIYGDVNLFSGKRNFIFKQRVSGININLNSVCHQTVFIRRKLHPYFDVRYKLTADHDIIFDFIKRGQYIHANIVIAKVLLGGVSHDVIKTSLEKLLISYRKGTFMDLLLSPLCNIYQVIKYFVKKLLISALPIELFNKMSRMKSKMESNF; from the coding sequence ATGGAATATTTTTTACCTTTGATTTCTATCGTAACCATATCTTATAATGCGGTTAATCTTATTGAGAAAACAATATTAAGTGTTGTTGAGCAGGACACAGCTGATTTTGAATATATTGTTATTGACGGGGGAAGTACAGATGGAACTGTTGAAGTAATCAGAAAATATGAAAATGCTATTTCATATTGGGTCAGTGAATCTGATAAGGGAATATTTGATGCTATGAATAAGGCACTGTCGGTTGCTAAGGGGGATTGGGTCATTTTTATGAATAGTGGAGATTGCTTCTATAATAATCATGTTCTTTCTGAAATAGCTATTTACATGAAAGATGAAGAAACTGAACTTATATATGGAGATGTAAATTTATTCTCGGGTAAGCGGAATTTTATCTTTAAACAAAGGGTCTCAGGCATTAATATAAATTTGAATTCAGTTTGTCATCAGACGGTATTCATACGTAGAAAATTGCATCCTTATTTTGATGTGCGTTATAAACTGACGGCAGATCATGATATTATATTTGATTTCATAAAGAGGGGACAGTATATTCATGCTAATATAGTAATAGCAAAGGTTTTATTGGGTGGAGTTAGTCATGATGTTATTAAAACTAGTCTGGAAAAATTACTCATTTCTTACCGGAAAGGCACTTTTATGGATTTGTTATTATCGCCTCTTTGTAATATTTATCAGGTAATTAAATATTTTGTTAAGAAATTGCTAATCAGTGCTCTCCCTATTGAACTATTTAATAAAATGTCACGTATGAAATCGAAAATGGAATCGAATTTTTAA
- a CDS encoding UDP-glucose dehydrogenase family protein: MNIAIVGTGYVGLVSGTCFSEMGINVTCVDVDEKKIQKLQDGVMPIYEPGLDELVERNVKAGRLHFTTDLTTCLDEVEIIFSAVGTPPDEDGSADLKYVLEVARTVGRNITKHIVLVTKSTVPVGTAKKVRGVIQEELDRRGVNIEFDVASNPEFLKEGAAIKDFMAPDRVVVGVESAKAKKIMERLYRPFTLNGYPILMMDVASAEMTKYAANAMLATRISFMNDIANLCERVGANVDNVRKGMGADSRIGSRFLYAGCGYGGSCFPKDVKALVHTGIQNGYHMQVIEAVEAVNEKQKSIVFDKLLNAFGGNLQDKTVAMWGLSFKPETDDMREAPALVVIEKLLQAGAIVKVFDPVAMEETERRIGKQVIYCKDMYEAVIDADAIALMTEWKQFRMPSWAIIRKAMKNFVVVDGRNIYDGEELKELGFTYSRIGQK; the protein is encoded by the coding sequence ATGAATATTGCAATAGTAGGTACAGGCTATGTTGGGCTTGTATCAGGAACTTGCTTTTCCGAAATGGGTATCAATGTTACTTGCGTGGATGTAGATGAAAAAAAAATCCAGAAACTTCAGGATGGTGTTATGCCTATCTATGAACCGGGGTTGGATGAATTGGTGGAGCGCAATGTCAAAGCCGGACGGCTCCATTTTACCACCGATTTAACTACTTGCCTGGATGAAGTGGAAATTATTTTCAGTGCGGTAGGTACTCCGCCGGATGAAGATGGCAGTGCCGATTTGAAGTATGTTTTGGAAGTGGCCCGTACAGTAGGGCGCAATATAACAAAACATATTGTTTTGGTTACAAAGAGTACTGTTCCTGTAGGTACGGCAAAGAAAGTTCGTGGGGTTATTCAGGAGGAGCTTGACAGGCGGGGTGTGAACATCGAATTTGACGTGGCATCCAATCCCGAATTTTTGAAAGAAGGAGCTGCCATTAAAGATTTTATGGCGCCCGATCGGGTAGTAGTCGGTGTTGAAAGTGCAAAGGCAAAAAAAATAATGGAGAGACTTTACCGTCCGTTTACCTTGAACGGTTATCCTATCCTGATGATGGATGTTGCTTCTGCTGAAATGACAAAATATGCTGCCAATGCTATGCTTGCCACACGTATCAGTTTCATGAATGATATAGCTAACCTTTGTGAACGTGTTGGCGCTAATGTTGACAATGTTCGCAAGGGCATGGGGGCGGATTCCCGTATTGGAAGTCGTTTCCTCTATGCCGGATGCGGCTATGGGGGATCTTGCTTTCCGAAAGACGTAAAAGCATTGGTTCATACCGGTATTCAGAATGGTTACCATATGCAGGTGATTGAAGCGGTTGAGGCAGTGAATGAAAAGCAAAAAAGCATTGTCTTTGATAAATTGCTGAATGCTTTTGGAGGAAACCTGCAGGACAAAACTGTTGCTATGTGGGGATTGTCGTTTAAGCCTGAAACTGATGATATGCGTGAGGCCCCGGCGTTAGTTGTTATTGAAAAACTGTTGCAGGCTGGTGCTATCGTGAAAGTTTTTGATCCGGTTGCAATGGAAGAAACGGAACGCCGTATCGGCAAGCAGGTAATTTATTGCAAAGACATGTATGAGGCTGTGATAGATGCTGATGCCATTGCCTTGATGACGGAGTGGAAACAGTTCCGCATGCCAAGTTGGGCAATCATCCGTAAAGCGATGAAGAATTTTGTTGTAGTGGATGGTCGTAACATTTATGATGGTGAAGAGTTGAAAGAGTTAGGTTTTACATATTCTCGTATCGGACAAAAATAA